Proteins encoded within one genomic window of Jiangella mangrovi:
- a CDS encoding NADP-dependent oxidoreductase — protein sequence MKAIVVTDEAAGTAGMTLAERPEPQAAGNDVVVRVHASGFTPGELTWPGTWTDRLGRDRTPSIPGHEVAGVVSALGYGTRGLSVGQRVFGLTDWTRDGTLAEYVAVEARNLAPLPGDVDFTVGASLPISGLTAWQGLFVHGRFEVGQSVLVHGAAGGVGSMVTQLAREAGAYVIGTGRAADREAALDFGAHEFVDLGTEALDDAGKVDLVFDVIGGDIQKRSAGLVRAGGMLVTIAGPPEAQPADGLAVDFVVEADRAQLGEIVQRVRAGRLRTNIGTVASLDDAVAAFNPAQRPQGKTIISVRP from the coding sequence ATGAAGGCGATCGTGGTGACGGACGAGGCTGCGGGAACGGCCGGGATGACGCTGGCGGAGCGTCCGGAACCGCAGGCGGCGGGCAACGACGTCGTCGTTCGGGTGCATGCCTCCGGATTCACCCCGGGCGAGCTGACGTGGCCCGGGACCTGGACCGATCGGCTCGGCCGTGACCGGACGCCGTCGATCCCGGGGCATGAGGTCGCCGGCGTGGTCAGCGCGCTCGGTTACGGCACCAGGGGGCTGTCGGTGGGGCAGCGGGTGTTCGGGCTGACGGACTGGACGCGTGACGGCACGCTGGCCGAGTACGTGGCGGTCGAGGCGCGCAACCTCGCGCCGCTGCCCGGCGACGTCGATTTCACGGTGGGTGCGAGCCTGCCGATCTCGGGTCTGACGGCGTGGCAGGGCCTGTTCGTGCACGGCCGGTTCGAGGTGGGGCAGAGCGTCCTCGTGCACGGCGCGGCCGGCGGAGTCGGCTCCATGGTGACGCAGCTGGCCCGTGAGGCCGGCGCCTACGTCATCGGTACCGGACGTGCCGCCGACCGGGAGGCCGCGCTCGACTTCGGCGCGCACGAGTTCGTCGACCTCGGCACCGAGGCCCTGGACGACGCCGGCAAGGTCGACCTGGTCTTCGACGTCATCGGTGGCGACATCCAGAAGCGGTCCGCGGGCCTGGTCCGGGCCGGCGGCATGCTGGTGACCATCGCCGGTCCGCCCGAGGCGCAGCCGGCCGACGGTCTGGCGGTCGACTTCGTCGTCGAGGCCGATCGCGCGCAGCTGGGTGAGATCGTCCAGCGGGTGCGGGCTGGGCGGCTGCGGACGAACATCGGCACCGTCGCGTCCCTCGACGACGCCGTCGCCGCCTTCAATCCTGCCCAGCGACCCCAGGGGAAGACGATCATCAGCGTCCGTCCGTGA
- the msrA gene encoding peptide-methionine (S)-S-oxide reductase MsrA, whose amino-acid sequence MTSGINDTGQITRTPGTETAVLAGGCFWGMEDLIRRQPGVLETRVGYTGGQNDHATYRNHPGHAEAVEIVFDPTRTTYRDLLAFFFQIHDPSTLNRQGNDLGSSYRSTIFPLTPEQEQVARDTIADVDASGLWPGKAVTTIEPAGPFWEAEPEHQDYLVKYPNGYTCHFPRPGWVLPRRAATSG is encoded by the coding sequence GTGACCAGCGGGATCAACGACACCGGACAGATCACGCGCACCCCGGGCACCGAGACGGCCGTGCTGGCCGGCGGGTGCTTCTGGGGCATGGAAGACCTCATCCGCCGCCAGCCCGGCGTGCTGGAGACCCGCGTGGGCTACACCGGCGGTCAGAACGACCATGCGACCTACCGCAACCACCCAGGCCACGCCGAGGCCGTCGAGATCGTCTTCGATCCCACGAGGACGACCTATCGTGACCTCCTGGCGTTCTTCTTCCAGATCCACGACCCGTCGACGCTGAACCGTCAGGGCAACGACCTCGGGTCGAGCTACCGGTCGACCATCTTCCCGCTCACGCCTGAGCAGGAGCAGGTCGCCCGCGACACGATCGCCGACGTCGACGCCTCGGGCCTGTGGCCCGGCAAGGCGGTGACGACCATCGAGCCCGCCGGTCCGTTCTGGGAGGCCGAGCCCGAGCACCAGGACTACCTGGTGAAGTACCCGAACGGGTACACCTGCCACTTCCCGCGGCCGGGCTGGGTGCTGCCCAGGCGCGCCGCCACCTCCGGCTGA
- the msrB gene encoding peptide-methionine (R)-S-oxide reductase MsrB, whose protein sequence is MLHDYSKTPEALSRLTDSQYRVTQQDRTEPAFRNEYWDHHEPGLYVDVVSGQPLFSSTDKYDSGTGWPSFTKPIAADAVRTKTDRSHWMTRTEVRSAGADSHLGHVFDDGPAEAGGQRYCMNSAALRFIPVADLEAEGYGEYRALFDTADTISTKEDAS, encoded by the coding sequence GTGCTACACGACTACAGCAAGACCCCGGAGGCGCTGAGCCGCCTCACGGACAGCCAGTACCGCGTCACCCAGCAGGACCGGACCGAGCCGGCGTTCCGTAACGAGTACTGGGACCACCACGAGCCCGGCCTCTACGTGGACGTGGTCTCCGGCCAGCCGCTGTTCTCGTCGACCGACAAGTACGACAGCGGCACGGGATGGCCGAGCTTCACGAAGCCGATCGCGGCCGACGCCGTTCGCACCAAGACGGACAGGTCGCACTGGATGACGCGCACGGAGGTGCGCTCGGCCGGAGCCGACAGTCACCTTGGGCATGTGTTCGACGACGGGCCGGCCGAGGCCGGGGGCCAGCGGTACTGCATGAACTCGGCCGCGCTGCGCTTCATCCCGGTCGCCGACCTCGAGGCCGAGGGCTACGGCGAGTACCGCGCGCTGTTCGACACGGCCGACACCATCAGCACGAAGGAGGACGCATCGTGA
- a CDS encoding GntR family transcriptional regulator — protein sequence MDDRPAPVRANRPTTSEEFAYHALRTDILTGRIEAGSRVVQSDVAEQLGVSVTPVREAMRRLHTEGLVELAPHRGATVVRLELAKVREIYDLRILLEPRLVERSLPLFDTGRTKELEKLCDEMDVETGVSHFAELNQRFHDSLVTSDDSWLSRIVTMLRVASSPYVALSLHAVPSLMKVSNAEHRRMLRAFIEQDLDAARELTVHHLSSTVVALEDHL from the coding sequence ATGGACGATCGCCCGGCCCCGGTGCGCGCCAACAGACCGACGACGTCCGAGGAGTTCGCCTACCACGCCTTGCGCACCGACATCCTCACCGGGCGCATCGAGGCCGGGTCTCGTGTCGTCCAGAGCGACGTGGCCGAGCAACTGGGCGTCAGCGTGACCCCCGTCCGCGAGGCCATGCGGCGCCTCCACACCGAGGGACTGGTGGAGCTCGCACCGCACCGCGGCGCCACGGTGGTGCGGCTCGAGCTCGCCAAGGTGCGCGAGATCTACGACCTGCGCATCCTGCTCGAGCCCAGGCTCGTCGAGCGATCGCTGCCGCTCTTCGACACCGGCCGCACCAAGGAGCTCGAGAAGCTGTGCGACGAGATGGACGTCGAGACCGGCGTCTCCCATTTCGCCGAGCTGAACCAGCGGTTCCACGACAGCCTCGTCACGTCCGACGACAGCTGGCTGTCGCGCATCGTCACGATGCTGCGGGTGGCCTCGAGTCCCTACGTCGCGCTCTCGCTCCACGCGGTCCCCTCGCTGATGAAGGTCTCCAACGCCGAGCATCGCCGCATGCTGCGGGCCTTCATCGAGCAGGACCTCGACGCCGCACGCGAACTGACGGTGCATCACCTCAGCTCGACCGTCGTCGCCCTCGAGGACCACTTGTGA